One window of Populus nigra chromosome 5, ddPopNigr1.1, whole genome shotgun sequence genomic DNA carries:
- the LOC133693163 gene encoding uncharacterized protein LOC133693163, with product MTILQRGKTHLISRLKFLTPLQRFNHTLTKEELIAPVCHEMGRDFLAQQRYVVDRSKWRKVNARYHGITRSMIPDAPWTVLKLLRVGGFEAYLVGGCVRDLLLNRVPKDFDVITTANLQQIKKKFHRAHIVGRRFPICIVHVKGSVIEVSSFETSAQQCQEKEKVLLSQMRRSCDEKDFLLWKNSMQRDFTINSMFFDPFMNRIYDYANGMEDVRSLKLQTLIPARLSFQEDCARILRGIRIAGRLGLSISKDTETAICKLQSSVKSLNKDRIKMELNYMLSYGAAESTILLLQRFHLLKIFLPFHAAYLHEQADEVSAQGSTMLMKLLYSLDKIVSSDRPCDCSLWVGLLAFHQALVLNPQDAFVIWAFASILYCGTWQEGVKFARENAKVEGRFVPEFSGFSEIKSDEKLAEEVSQLASLVQDAVNAFTDEISLSESLSRYLDPPFDVFVFVSKKIGEHAGLLFHMQSCDYRRESFKIDYDLLVKGDLYETRFVLGKVILKTLSGGLVQGGKEIIKEELKVVKENHEPTLSDLAKDGRVVKKVKEHVLLSFDEQKIEKGKQKEKVKMKCSSEQNINSMKQEVVLKDASMEIAKKQRKVEEKLCSPLQESDKKQVAVGDEEHQHRAKKHRKMVEKVKRHELCYKETINSMKEEVVLQDTPMEIAKELRKVVDTRQVSEEKFHSPLQESDKKQVAVGNEEHQRKAKKHRKMVEKVKHHKLCYKETINSMKEELVLKDAPMEKAKMQRKVVDTSQVSEEKFHSPLQESDKKQVAVGNEEHRHRAKKHRKMLEKVKHQELCYKETKEPFNVIRKCNPSEDEKIKGGEKNDRPPVLQEMVKEKSVKSCLSSLFK from the exons ATGACAATACTCCAGAGAGGCAAAACACACTTAATTTCCCGTCTCAAATTTCTCACCCCTTTacag AGATTCAACCATACTTTAACTAAAGAGGAATTAATCGCACCAGTCTGCCATGAAATGGGTCGTGATTTTCTCGCTCAACAGA GATATGTTGTTGATAGATCAAAATGGAGAAAAGTGAATGCTAGGTATCATGGTATAACTCGTTCAATGATTCCTGATGCTCCATGGACGGTTTTGAAACTTTTGCGTGTTGGAG GATTTGAAGCATACTTAGTGGGTGGATGTGTGAGAGATTTGCTTTTGAATAGAGTACCTAAAGATTTTGATGTGATCACCACAGCTAACCTTCAGCAG ataaaaaagaagtttCATCGTGCTCATATTGTTGGACGACGATTTCCTATATGCATAGTGCATGTCAAAGGATCAGTAATTGAG GTATCCAGTTTTGAGACAAGTGCACAACAGtgtcaggaaaaagaaaaggttctttTATCTCAAATGCGAAGGAGCTGTGACGAAAAAGACTTCCTTCTCTGGAAAAATAGTATGCAGCGGGATTTCACAATTAATAG TATGTTTTTTGACCCTTTCATGAATCGCATATATGATTACGCCAATGGAATGGAAGATGTAAGGTCACTAAAG CTACAAACATTAATCCCTGCTCGATTGTCATTCCAAGAGGACTGTG CTAGAATCTTGCGGGGCATAAGAATTGCAGGTCGTCTAGGCTTGTCAATTTCTAAGGATACTGAAACTGCAATATGTAAACTTCAATCTTCCGTCAAGAGTCTGAACAAG GATAGGATAAAGATGGAACTGAACTACATGCTGTCCTATGGAGCTGCAGAGTCTACTATCCTTTTGCTCCAGAGATTCCACCTGCTTAAGATATTTCTTCCCTTTCAT GCAGCATACCTTCACGAACAGGCTGATGAAGTATCTGCTCAGGGTTCCACAATGTTGATG AAATTGTTATACAGTTTGGATAAAATAGTTAGCAGTGATCGACCTTGTGATTGCAGTCTATG GGTTGGACTGCTAGCCTTTCACCAAGCATTAGTGCTTAATCCACAAGATGCTTTTGTAATCTGGGCCTTTGCTTCTATACTATATTGTGGAACATGGCAGGAAGGTGTTAAATTTGCAAGAGAAAATGCAAAAGTGGAAGGGAGATTTGTACCAGAGTTCTCTGGGTTCTCTGAAATTAAATCAGATGAAAAACTTGCTGAAGAAGTTTCTCAGTTAGCATCTTTAGTTCAAGATGCTGTAAATGCTTTTACAGATGAAATTAGTCTATCTGAATCCCTGTCCAGATACCTGGACCCCCCCTTCGATGTTTTT GTGTTTGTATCAAAGAAAATAGGTGAACATGCTGGTCTTCTTTTTCATATGCAATCTTGTGACTATAGAAGAGAGAGTTTCAAGATTGACTATGATCTGCTTGTGAAAGGGGATCTGTATGAGACTAGATTTGTCCTGGGCAAGGTTATTTTGAAAACTTTGAGTGGTGGGCTTGTTCAAGGAGGAAAGGAGATTATCAAGGAGGAGTTAAAAGTCGTCAAGGAGAATCACGAGCCAACACTTTCTGATCTGGCAAAGGATGGACGTGTGGTCAAGAAGGTGAAAGAACATgttctattatcatttgatgAACAAAAGATAGAGAAAGGGAAGCAGAAGGAAAAGGTAAAGATGAAATGCTCTTCAGAACAGAACATTAATAGCATGAAGCAAGAGGTAGTTTTGAAAGATGCATCCATGGAGATAGCTAAGAAGCAGCGGAAGGTAGAGGAGAAATTATGTTCACCACTGCAGGAGAGTGATAAAAAGCAAGTGGCTGTTGGCGATGAGGAGCACCAGCATAGGGCTAAGAAGCATAGGAAGATGGTAGAGAAGGTGAAGCGCCACGAGTTATGTTATAAAGAAACGATAAATAGTATGAAGGAAGAGGTAGTTTTGCAAGATACACCCATGGAGATAGCTAAGGAGCTGCGGAAGGTGGTTGACACAAGGCAGGTTTCTGAGGAGAAATTTCATTCCCCACTGCAGGAGAGTGATAAAAAGCAAGTGGCTGTTGGCAATGAGGAGCACCAGCGTAAGGCTAAGAAGCATAGGAAGATGGTAGAGAAGGTGAAGCACCACAAGTTATGctataaagaaacaataaatagCATGAAGGAAGAGTTAGTTTTGAAAGATGCACCCATGGAGAAAGCTAAGATGCAGCGGAAGGTAGTTGACACAAGTCAGGTTTCCGAGGAGAAATTTCATTCCCCACTGCAGGAGAGTGATAAAAAGCAAGTGGCTGTTGGCAATGAGGAGCACCGGCATAGGGCTAAGAAGCATAGGAAGATGTTAGAGAAGGTAAAGCACCAGGAGTTATGTTATAAAGAAACGAAAGAGCCATTTAATGTAATTAGGAAGTGTAATCCAAGTGAGGATGAGAAAATTAAGGGGGGAGAGAAAAACGATAGGCCTCCTGTATTGCAGGAGATGGTCAAGGAAAAAAGTGTCAAGTCTTGTCTATCCAGTCTCTTCAAGTGA
- the LOC133694001 gene encoding G2/mitotic-specific cyclin-2-like has product MDVSNGNSLNLTIKPTDFQGLEMGNRKFGQQINRQNRRALSVLNQNFVGGQQAYPCVVNKRGLQENHGVCEEHRPVTRKFAAQLSGTQQYCHQELKKQKPSVQRTNDFGDCIFVDVEENKAFTADQPVPMFLEQTEARPDEMNKMEEVEMEDIIEEPILNIDDCDAKNPLAVVDYVEDLHAYYRKMENCSCVSPNYMMQQADINEKMRAILIDWLIEVHDKFDLMKETLFLTVNLIDRFLSQQTVMRKKLQLVGLVAMLLACKYEEVSVPVVGDLILISDKAYARKEVLEMENLMLNKLQFNMSFPTPYVFMQRFLKAAQSDKKLELLSFFLIELSLVEYEMLKFPPSLLAASAIYTAQCTIYGFKDWNRTCEWHSNYSEEQLLECSRLMVGFHQRAGTGKLTGVYRKYNTPKFGFTSKCEAAQFL; this is encoded by the exons atGGATGTATCTAATGGGAACAGTCTTAATCTCACCATCAAACCCACAGATTTTCAAG gATTAGAGATGGGTAACAGAAAGTTTGGACAGCAGATTAATAGGCAGAACAGGAGAGCTTTGAGTGTGTTGAATCAGAATTTTGTTGGAGGACAACAAGCATACCCTTGCGTTGTTAACAAGAGAGGATTGCAAGA AAACCATGGTGTTTGTGAAGAACATCGACCCGTTACAAG GAAGTTCGCTGCTCAATTGTCAGGTACACAGCAGTATTGCCACCAG GAACTTAAGAAGCAGAAGCCATCGGTTCAAAGAACAAATGACTTTGGAGATTGCATATTTGTTGATGTGGAAGAAAACAAGGCATTTACCGCAGACCAACCAGTACCAATGTTCTTAGAGCAGACAGAAGCAAGGCCTGATGAAATGAACAAAATG GAGGAGGTTGAAATGGAGGATATAATTGAAGAACCAATTTTGAATATTGATGATTGTGATGCAAAGAACCCACTTGCAGTTGTTGACTATGTTGAAGATTTGCATGCGTACTACAGAAAAATGGAG AATTGTAGCTGTGTATCGCCGAACTATATGATGCAACAAGCTGACATTAATGAGAAGATGAGAGCCATCCTAATTGACTGGCTGATTGag GTGCATGACAAGTTTGACCTAATGAAGGAGACATTGTTTCTAACTGTTAATCTGATAGATAGATTTCTATCCCAGCAAACGGTAATGAGAAAAAAGCTTCAGTTGGTTGGCTTAGTTGCTATGCTCTTAGCATGCAAATACGAGGAGGTTTCTGTTCCAGTAGTGGGAGATTTAATTCTTATATCTGATAAAGCGTATGCTAGGAAAGAAGTCCTCGAAATG GAAAATTTGATGCTTAACAAATTGCAATTTAACATGTCATTTCCTACACCATATGTTTTCATGCAAAGGTTCCTCAAGGCTGCCCAGTCTGATAAGAAG CTTGAGCTGCTGTCCTTCTTCTTGATTGAGCTTTCACTTGTGGAGTATGAGATGCTTAAGTTCCCACCATCATTGTTAGCAGCCTCAGCCATCTATACCGCTCAGTGCACTATCTATGGTTTCAAAGATTGGAATAGAACCTGTGAATGGCATAGCAACTACTCAGAAGAGCAGCTCTT AGAATGTTCAAGGTTAATGGTTGGTTTCCACCAGAGGGCAGGGACAGGGAAACTCACTGGAGTATACAGGAAATACAACACACCCAAGTTTGGATTTACTTCAAAATGTGAAGCAGCACAGTTTCTATAG
- the LOC133694664 gene encoding phosphoserine aminotransferase 2, chloroplastic-like, which translates to MASKLILSSPNSLLLQNPNLQHHNHHLLFKPTTNMASFPNLTNKVKAFSIKCAATTATPLSQSQDLEERVFNFAAGPATLPEKVLKKAQSELYNWHGSGMSVMEMSHRGKEFLSIIQKAEADLRALLNISEDYAVLFLQGGATTQFAAIPLNLVKPEDSVDYVVTGSWGDKAFKEAQKYSKPKVIWSGKSEKYTKIPSFDSLEQTPDSKYLHICANETIHGVEFKDYPDPKNGILVADMSSNFCSKPVDVSKFGVIYAGAQKNVGPSGVTIVIIRKDLIGNAQGITPVMLDYKIHAENNSLYNTPPCFGIYMCGLVFDDLLAQGGLKEVEKRNKKKGDLLYNAIDESKGFYRCPVDKSVRSLMNVPFTLEKSELEAEFIKEAAKEKMIQLKGHRSVGGMRASIYNAMPLAGVEKLVAFMKDFQARHA; encoded by the coding sequence ATGGCATCAAAACTAATCTTGTCATCACCAAACTCTCTCCTTCTCCAAAATCCTAATCTCCAACACCACAACCATCATCTCCTCTTCAAACCCACCACCAATATGGCATCTTTCCCAAATTTAACCAATAAAGTTAAGGCCTTTTCAATCAAATGTGCAGCAACTACAGCAACCCCGCTTTCTCAAAGTCAAGATCTTGAAGAGAGAGTCTTTAATTTTGCTGCAGGGCCTGCTACTTTACCTGAGAAAGTCTTAAAAAAGGCTCAATCTGAGCTTTATAATTGGCATGGATCTGGGATGAGTGTAATGGAAATGAGCCATAGAGGGAAAGAATTTCTTTCTATTATTCAAAAGGCCGAGGCTGATCTCAGGGCCTTGTTGAATATTAGTGAAGATTACGCTGTTTTGTTTCTTCAAGGTGGTGCCACTACACAATTTGCAGCCATTCCATTGAATCTGGTGAAACCTGAAGATTCTGTTGATTATGTTGTTACTGGATCATGGGGAGATAAGGCCTTTAAGGAAGCTCAAAAGTACTCTAAACCAAAGGTGATCTGGTCAGGTAAATCTGAAAAGTATACAAAGATTCCATCTTTTGATAGTTTGGAGCAAACCCCAGATTCTAAATATTTGCATATTTGTGCTAATGAGACAATTCATGGTGTTGAATTTAAGGATTACCCAGATCCTAAAAATGGGATCCTGGTAGCTGATATGTCTTCAAACTTTTGTTCAAAACCTGTTGATGTTTCTAAGTTTGGTGTGATTTATGCTGGAGCTCAAAAGAATGTAGGCCCATCTGGGGTTACTATTGTGATAATTAGGAAAGATTTGATTGGTAATGCACAAGGGATTACTCCTGTGATGTTGGATTATAAGATCCATGCAGAGAATAATTCACTTTACAATACTCCACCTTGTTTTGGTATTTACATGTGTGGTCTAGTTTTTGACGATCTTTTGGCACAAGGTGGATTAAAGGAGGTTGAAAAGAGGAATAAGAAGAAAGGTGATTTGCTTTATAATGCTATCGATGAAAGCAAGGGGTTCTATAGGTGTCCTGTTGACAAATCTGTGAGGTCATTGATGAATGTGCCTTTTACACTAGAGAAGTCTGAATTGGAGGCTGAGTTCATCAAAGAAGCTGCTAAGGAGAAGATGATTCAGCTCAAAGGGCATAGGTCAGTGGGAGGAATGAGAGCTAGCATTTATAATGCAATGCCTTTGGCTGGTGTTGAAAAGCTGGTTGCTTTCATGAAGGATTTCCAGGCAAGGCATGCTTGA